The Saccharopolyspora gloriosae genome has a segment encoding these proteins:
- a CDS encoding acyl-CoA dehydrogenase yields the protein MPIAITEVQRDLRESIRAWAERAGSDVRAGEEPGERWKPDRRWKELAELGVFSIAVPERSGGAGGGVVELAAALEPVAESLVTGPVLPTCAAGVLLGRAGGDVEMSQALAAGEVPVAVASDAGGLTADPAPGGGLVVSGAIDPVPSAPDASHLLLAARRTDGREVWFLVDAASPGLRVEARRALDFSRSLGRVELADVVIPAGSLLPDLTTAEVRDVLVTIAAAEASGVAGWCLRTAVEHAGAREQFGRPIGSFQAVQHLCAEMLCRAEQVAALAWDAARTLDEDPGQHPLAAAAAGAVALDAAVDTAKDCVQVLGGIGFTWEHDAHRYLRRALALRQWLGGGSTWRARAADLALDGARRRLGVSGELPAEVADRRPEVRAFAAELAASPADRRRERLYVSGYLAPHWPEPYGLAASPGLQLLIDEELRAAGVTRPDLIIGGWAVPTLLEHGTAEQQERFVRPTALGEITWCQLFSEPGAGSDLAGLRTRAERADGGWRLHGQKVWTSMAREAHWAICLARTDPEAPKHRGITYFLVDMAAHGIEIRPLREITGEAVFNEVFLDGVFVPDEQVVGEPGRGWRLARTTLSNERVAMSGGSALGEDVESLLAVARDRGVRSGRAEHERIGARVAEGLSVSLLRLRATLLSLNGRDPGAQSSVEKLVGVRHRQDVAETALDLLGPEGAAADGTAADPAREFLLTRCLSIAGGTTQILRTVAAERILGLPRG from the coding sequence ATGCCGATCGCGATCACCGAAGTGCAGCGGGACCTGCGGGAGTCGATCCGAGCCTGGGCCGAGCGTGCCGGCTCCGATGTGCGAGCTGGCGAGGAGCCCGGTGAGCGCTGGAAACCGGACCGTCGCTGGAAAGAGCTCGCCGAGCTGGGCGTGTTCTCCATCGCGGTGCCGGAGCGATCAGGTGGTGCCGGTGGTGGAGTCGTGGAGCTCGCGGCCGCGCTGGAACCGGTTGCCGAGTCGTTGGTCACAGGGCCGGTCCTGCCCACCTGCGCCGCGGGTGTCCTGCTCGGCAGGGCCGGTGGTGACGTCGAGATGTCGCAGGCGTTGGCGGCGGGCGAGGTTCCCGTCGCGGTCGCGAGCGACGCCGGCGGGCTCACGGCGGATCCGGCGCCCGGCGGCGGCCTCGTCGTCTCCGGAGCGATCGACCCGGTGCCCTCCGCTCCGGACGCGTCGCACCTGCTGCTCGCGGCACGTCGAACGGACGGCCGGGAGGTGTGGTTCCTGGTCGACGCCGCGAGCCCCGGCTTGCGCGTCGAGGCCCGTCGCGCACTCGACTTCTCCCGTTCGCTCGGCCGCGTCGAGCTCGCGGACGTCGTGATCCCGGCGGGCTCGCTGCTGCCGGATCTGACCACGGCGGAGGTCCGCGACGTGCTGGTCACCATCGCAGCGGCAGAGGCTTCGGGAGTGGCGGGCTGGTGCCTGCGCACCGCTGTGGAGCACGCGGGCGCTCGCGAGCAGTTCGGCAGGCCCATCGGGAGTTTCCAAGCGGTCCAGCACCTGTGCGCGGAGATGCTGTGCCGGGCGGAGCAGGTCGCGGCGCTCGCCTGGGACGCCGCGCGCACCCTCGACGAGGATCCCGGTCAGCATCCGCTGGCCGCGGCCGCGGCCGGTGCGGTGGCGCTGGACGCGGCGGTGGACACCGCGAAGGACTGCGTGCAGGTGCTCGGTGGCATCGGGTTCACCTGGGAGCACGACGCGCACCGCTACCTGCGGCGGGCGCTGGCACTGCGGCAATGGCTCGGGGGTGGTTCCACCTGGCGTGCTCGCGCCGCCGACCTGGCGTTGGACGGTGCCCGGCGGCGGCTCGGCGTCAGTGGTGAACTTCCCGCGGAGGTGGCGGACCGGCGCCCGGAAGTGCGTGCTTTCGCCGCGGAACTGGCCGCCTCGCCGGCCGATCGGAGACGGGAACGGCTCTACGTGTCCGGCTACCTGGCGCCGCACTGGCCGGAGCCGTACGGGCTCGCGGCGAGTCCGGGCCTGCAACTGCTCATCGACGAGGAGCTGCGCGCGGCCGGAGTAACCCGGCCCGACCTGATCATCGGCGGCTGGGCGGTGCCGACGCTGCTCGAACACGGCACGGCCGAGCAGCAGGAGCGCTTCGTGCGGCCCACGGCGCTCGGTGAGATCACCTGGTGCCAGTTGTTCAGCGAGCCCGGCGCGGGCTCCGATCTCGCGGGCCTGCGCACCCGAGCGGAACGCGCGGACGGCGGCTGGCGGCTGCACGGGCAGAAGGTGTGGACCTCGATGGCGCGGGAGGCGCACTGGGCGATCTGCCTGGCCCGCACCGATCCCGAGGCGCCGAAGCACCGGGGGATCACCTACTTTCTGGTCGACATGGCCGCCCACGGCATCGAAATCCGGCCGTTGCGGGAGATCACCGGTGAGGCCGTGTTCAACGAGGTCTTCCTCGACGGCGTGTTCGTCCCAGACGAGCAGGTGGTCGGCGAGCCGGGGCGCGGCTGGCGGTTGGCGCGCACGACGTTGTCCAACGAGCGGGTCGCGATGAGCGGTGGTTCGGCGCTCGGTGAGGACGTGGAGTCGCTGCTGGCGGTGGCCCGTGATCGCGGCGTCCGATCCGGACGCGCGGAGCACGAGCGGATCGGGGCGCGAGTGGCCGAAGGGCTTTCGGTGTCGCTGCTGCGATTGCGGGCGACGCTGCTGAGCCTCAACGGCCGTGATCCGGGCGCGCAGTCCAGCGTGGAGAAGCTGGTGGGAGTGCGGCATCGCCAGGACGTGGCCGAGACCGCCCTCGACCTCCTCGGCCCGGAGGGTGCCGCCGCCGACGGCACGGCCGCCGATCCGGCGCGCGAGTTCCTGCTCACCCGCTGCCTGAGCATCGCGGGCGGCACGACCCAGATCCTCCGCACGGTCGCCGCGGAACGAATCCTCGGCCTGCCCAGAGGCTGA
- a CDS encoding class I SAM-dependent methyltransferase, with protein MTPTAPTPADLPSAEPEIPPELAAKAEQAIGFMPADEGLALHRAAIEFLGTGVALEVGSYCGKSTIYLGAAARATGGRVVTVDHHRGSEEHQPGWEYHDPDLVDPQVGKLDTLGEFRRTIAGAGLEDEVVAIVGSSRTTAAIWRSPLNLVFIDGGHTDAAANTDYEGWAPWIARGGALVIHDVFPDPADGGQAPYRIYRRALDGGNYEEVRAVGSLRVLRRTAGDPGTL; from the coding sequence GTGACACCGACCGCACCGACGCCCGCCGACCTGCCGAGCGCGGAGCCCGAGATCCCGCCGGAGCTCGCGGCCAAGGCCGAGCAGGCGATCGGCTTCATGCCCGCCGACGAAGGACTCGCCCTGCACCGCGCGGCCATCGAGTTCCTGGGCACCGGTGTGGCGCTGGAAGTCGGCTCCTACTGCGGGAAATCGACGATCTACCTCGGTGCCGCCGCCCGCGCCACCGGCGGCCGCGTCGTCACGGTGGACCACCACCGGGGCTCCGAGGAGCACCAGCCCGGCTGGGAGTACCACGACCCGGACCTGGTGGACCCGCAGGTCGGCAAGCTCGACACCCTCGGCGAGTTCCGCCGGACCATCGCCGGCGCCGGGCTGGAGGACGAAGTGGTCGCCATCGTCGGGAGCTCCCGCACGACGGCCGCGATCTGGCGCAGCCCGCTGAACCTGGTGTTCATCGACGGCGGTCACACCGACGCCGCCGCGAACACCGACTACGAGGGCTGGGCACCGTGGATCGCGCGGGGCGGGGCGCTGGTCATCCACGACGTGTTCCCCGACCCCGCCGACGGCGGGCAGGCCCCGTACCGCATCTACCGTCGAGCCCTCGACGGCGGGAACTACGAAGAGGTCCGCGCCGTCGGCTCCCTCCGAGTCCTCCGCCGCACCGCAGGCGACCCCGGCACCCTCTGA
- a CDS encoding prenyltransferase, giving the protein MPELPAVDGVLSSADVLETARSIAGVQERSGAIPWFPGGHVDPWDHVESAMALSAAGLLVEAERAYDWLRETQRADGSWPLQVRAGVVEDAAADTNFCAYPAVGVWHHVMVTGDAGFAERMWPVVRRAIDFVLGLQRDRGEIDWALGTGGEVGGEALLAGSSSIHHSLVCALALADHLGCPQPDWEVSLGGLGHALRHHPEAFAEKDRYAMDWYYPILGGPLRDDTGRDRIMRRWRDFFVDGLGVRCVDDNPWVTGAETCELVLSLDLLGWRTRALEVFASMQHLREQDGSYWTGLVYTDGKHWPVEHTTWTGAAVILAADALSGATPGSGIFRVAGPRVALPADGACGCRSPLPELVHE; this is encoded by the coding sequence GTGCCTGAACTGCCGGCCGTCGACGGGGTGCTCTCGTCGGCCGATGTGCTGGAAACCGCCAGGTCGATCGCCGGGGTGCAGGAACGCTCCGGCGCGATCCCGTGGTTCCCCGGCGGTCACGTCGATCCGTGGGACCACGTGGAGTCGGCGATGGCCCTGTCGGCGGCCGGTCTGCTGGTCGAGGCGGAACGCGCCTACGACTGGCTGCGCGAAACCCAGCGCGCGGACGGATCCTGGCCGCTGCAGGTGCGGGCCGGAGTGGTGGAGGACGCCGCGGCGGACACGAACTTCTGCGCGTACCCGGCGGTCGGCGTCTGGCACCACGTGATGGTCACCGGCGATGCGGGTTTCGCCGAGCGGATGTGGCCGGTGGTGCGCCGGGCGATCGACTTCGTGCTGGGCCTGCAGCGGGATCGGGGCGAGATCGACTGGGCGCTGGGCACCGGTGGTGAAGTGGGCGGTGAGGCGCTGCTGGCGGGCAGCTCGAGCATTCATCACAGCCTCGTGTGCGCGCTGGCGCTGGCCGATCACCTCGGATGCCCGCAGCCGGACTGGGAGGTGTCGCTGGGCGGGCTCGGGCACGCTTTGCGCCACCACCCGGAGGCCTTCGCCGAGAAGGACCGGTACGCGATGGACTGGTACTACCCGATCCTGGGCGGTCCGCTGCGCGATGACACCGGCCGGGACCGGATCATGCGGCGCTGGCGGGACTTCTTCGTGGACGGGCTCGGGGTGCGCTGCGTGGACGACAACCCGTGGGTCACCGGCGCCGAGACCTGCGAACTGGTGCTGAGCTTGGATCTGCTGGGGTGGCGCACCCGTGCCCTGGAGGTGTTCGCCTCGATGCAGCACTTGCGGGAGCAGGACGGTTCGTACTGGACAGGGCTGGTGTACACCGACGGCAAGCACTGGCCGGTGGAGCACACCACGTGGACCGGCGCGGCGGTGATCCTCGCCGCGGACGCCTTGTCCGGAGCCACGCCGGGAAGCGGCATCTTCCGCGTCGCAGGCCCGCGAGTCGCGCTCCCGGCCGACGGCGCCTGCGGCTGCCGCTCCCCACTCCCCGAACTCGTCCACGAGTGA
- a CDS encoding class I SAM-dependent methyltransferase yields MLTVDFDLLGVRAGQRVLDLGAGAGRHSFEYLRRGANVIAFDQDTEALAEVETMFGAMAAAGEVPEGASATTVSGDALGLPFPDDHFDQVIASEIMEHIPEDEKAMRELVRVVKPGGRVVVTVPRQWPERICWALSDEYHQVEGGHVRIYRREQLIGRLREAGLREVHHHHAHALHAPYWWLKCAVGVDNSEHPLPKLYHKLLVWDLMSKPWLTRTAEAALNPVLGKSLAVYLYKPEVVGA; encoded by the coding sequence GTGCTGACAGTTGATTTCGACCTGCTCGGGGTGCGAGCGGGACAGCGGGTTCTGGACCTCGGAGCCGGTGCCGGGCGGCACTCCTTCGAGTACCTCCGGCGCGGTGCGAACGTGATCGCCTTCGACCAGGACACCGAGGCGCTGGCCGAGGTCGAGACGATGTTCGGGGCGATGGCCGCCGCCGGGGAGGTCCCCGAAGGCGCATCGGCGACGACGGTCAGCGGTGACGCGCTCGGCCTGCCGTTCCCGGACGACCACTTCGACCAAGTGATCGCCTCCGAGATCATGGAGCACATCCCGGAGGACGAGAAGGCCATGCGCGAGCTGGTGCGCGTGGTCAAGCCGGGCGGCCGGGTCGTGGTGACCGTGCCGAGGCAGTGGCCGGAGCGGATCTGCTGGGCGCTGTCGGACGAGTACCACCAGGTCGAGGGCGGCCACGTGCGCATCTACCGCCGTGAGCAGCTGATCGGCCGACTGCGGGAGGCGGGTCTGCGCGAAGTGCACCACCATCACGCGCATGCGCTGCACGCGCCGTACTGGTGGCTCAAGTGCGCCGTCGGCGTGGACAACAGCGAGCATCCGCTGCCGAAGCTGTACCACAAGCTGCTGGTGTGGGACTTGATGAGCAAGCCGTGGCTGACCCGCACGGCGGAGGCCGCGCTCAACCCGGTGCTGGGCAAGAGCCTGGCGGTGTACCTGTACAAGCCGGAGGTCGTTGGTGCCTGA
- a CDS encoding glycosyltransferase family 4 protein, which translates to MRIALLSYRSKPHCGGQGVYVRNLSRELVELGHRVEVFSGPPYPDLDPGVELTEVPSLDLYRDEDPFRTPHWREIRDLTDVLEVATMWSAGFPEPLTFSLRAAKLLRARAAEFDVVHDNQCLGYGLLGLRRAGLPLVATVHHPITHDRRLELAAVQGWRKLGVRRWYGFLRMQGRVARRIPELLTVSESSARDIVDDFDVASERLRVVPLGVDHEVFRPPEQPRVPGRIVAMASADTPLKGVGTLLEAVAKLRTEREVELVLVASPTPGGPTDRLIDELGISGAVRTVSGISDEELAALVGSAEIACVPSLYEGFSLPTVEAMSCATPLVASRAGAIPEVAGPDGQCADLVPPGDAEALAGALGALFDDPERRRRMGDNGRQRVLTKYSWASVAAATAECYAEAEAEMAGKKC; encoded by the coding sequence GTGCGAATAGCGCTGCTGTCGTACCGGAGCAAGCCGCACTGCGGCGGGCAAGGTGTCTACGTCCGGAACCTGAGCCGCGAGCTGGTCGAACTCGGCCACCGCGTCGAGGTCTTCTCCGGGCCGCCGTACCCGGATCTTGATCCGGGCGTCGAGCTGACCGAGGTGCCCAGCCTGGACCTGTACCGGGACGAGGACCCGTTCCGAACGCCGCACTGGCGGGAAATCCGGGACCTCACCGATGTGCTGGAAGTCGCGACCATGTGGTCGGCGGGCTTCCCCGAGCCGCTGACCTTCAGCCTCCGCGCGGCCAAGCTGCTGCGCGCGCGGGCCGCGGAGTTCGACGTGGTGCACGACAACCAGTGCCTCGGCTACGGGCTGCTCGGCCTGCGCCGCGCGGGACTGCCGCTGGTGGCGACCGTGCACCACCCGATCACCCACGACCGGCGGCTGGAGCTGGCCGCGGTGCAGGGCTGGCGCAAGCTCGGCGTCCGCCGCTGGTACGGGTTCTTGCGGATGCAGGGGCGGGTCGCGCGGCGGATCCCGGAACTGTTGACGGTCTCGGAGTCCTCGGCCCGCGACATCGTCGACGACTTCGACGTCGCTTCCGAACGGCTCCGGGTGGTGCCGCTCGGCGTGGATCACGAGGTGTTCCGCCCGCCGGAGCAGCCCCGGGTCCCGGGTCGGATCGTGGCCATGGCCAGCGCGGACACCCCGCTGAAGGGGGTCGGCACGCTGCTGGAGGCGGTGGCGAAGCTGCGCACCGAACGGGAGGTCGAGCTCGTGCTCGTCGCCTCGCCGACGCCGGGCGGGCCGACCGATCGGCTCATCGACGAGCTGGGCATCTCCGGCGCGGTGCGCACCGTCAGCGGGATCAGCGATGAGGAGCTGGCGGCGCTGGTGGGGTCCGCGGAGATCGCCTGCGTGCCGTCGCTCTACGAGGGTTTCTCGCTGCCCACGGTCGAAGCGATGTCCTGCGCGACACCGCTGGTCGCCAGCCGGGCGGGCGCGATCCCGGAGGTCGCCGGGCCGGACGGCCAGTGCGCCGACCTGGTCCCGCCGGGCGACGCTGAAGCGCTGGCCGGCGCGCTGGGTGCGCTGTTCGACGACCCGGAACGCAGGCGGCGGATGGGCGACAACGGACGGCAACGAGTGTTGACGAAGTACAGCTGGGCGTCGGTGGCCGCGGCCACCGCCGAGTGTTATGCCGAAGCGGAGGCGGAAATGGCGGGCAAGAAGTGCTGA
- the kstR gene encoding cholesterol catabolism transcriptional regulator KstR, translated as MNAMPRRGSAASGLLAEDQGGSAAQNARRKRIIDATIALAGKGGYEAVQMRAVAEKADVALGTLYRYFPSKIHLLVTGLAREFERSLDRLDRTKIPGDTPYDRVLFVLSRTTRTMQRNPQLTEAMTRAFMFADTSAANEVDAVGALTETLFSGAMTTGDDEPTDEQRAIARVIADVWLSNLVAWVTRRASATDVANRLELTVRLLLR; from the coding sequence ATGAACGCCATGCCTCGACGCGGATCCGCCGCGTCCGGCCTGCTGGCCGAGGACCAGGGTGGCTCGGCGGCGCAGAACGCGCGCCGCAAGCGCATCATCGACGCCACCATCGCGCTCGCCGGCAAGGGCGGTTACGAAGCCGTCCAGATGCGCGCGGTCGCCGAAAAGGCCGATGTGGCCCTGGGAACGCTGTACCGCTACTTCCCGTCCAAGATCCACCTGCTGGTGACCGGCCTGGCTCGCGAGTTCGAACGCTCCCTGGACCGGCTGGACCGGACCAAGATCCCCGGCGACACCCCGTACGACCGGGTGCTGTTCGTGCTGTCCCGCACGACCCGCACGATGCAGCGCAATCCGCAGCTGACCGAGGCGATGACTCGCGCGTTCATGTTCGCCGACACGTCGGCGGCCAATGAGGTGGACGCGGTCGGGGCGCTGACCGAGACGCTGTTCAGCGGGGCGATGACGACCGGCGACGACGAGCCCACCGACGAGCAGCGCGCGATCGCCCGCGTCATCGCGGACGTGTGGCTGTCGAACCTGGTCGCCTGGGTCACCCGGCGCGCGTCCGCGACCGATGTGGCCAACCGGCTGGAGCTCACGGTTCGCCTGCTGCTGCGCTGA
- a CDS encoding MBL fold metallo-hydrolase: protein MDVDVARGRHEWIRPGAFEVAPGVHRIPLPMPGDGLRAVNVYAIEDGDGLVLVDAGWAREEARDALEAALGELGHGLGDVRRFLVTHLHQDHYTLAVRLRAEFGAGIALGAGERPSLDALLAGTHDRQLSKLERGGATELAEVVRDAVAGDQGKPEEGYEPPDEWLKDGAEVELATRTLRVVETPGHTRGHVVFVDERNSLLLAGDHVLPHITPSIGLEAARTPLPLGDYLNSLRLVRELPDLRLLPAHGPVTDSAHARVDELLEHHEQRLAQTAAAVRGGAATAHEVAGVLGWTRRERSFAELDMFNQILAVGETLAHLDVLVARGQADRTTVDGVDEFRSI from the coding sequence GTGGATGTGGACGTGGCGCGAGGGCGGCACGAGTGGATCCGTCCTGGCGCGTTCGAGGTCGCGCCGGGGGTGCATCGGATCCCGCTACCGATGCCGGGCGACGGTCTGCGCGCGGTCAACGTGTACGCCATCGAGGACGGCGACGGCCTGGTGCTGGTGGACGCCGGGTGGGCCAGGGAGGAAGCGCGGGACGCGCTGGAAGCCGCCCTCGGCGAGCTGGGGCACGGCCTCGGCGACGTGCGCCGATTCCTGGTGACCCACCTGCACCAGGACCACTACACGCTCGCCGTGCGGTTGCGCGCCGAGTTCGGCGCGGGCATCGCGCTGGGCGCGGGAGAGCGGCCGTCGCTGGACGCGCTGCTGGCGGGCACGCACGACCGGCAGCTGTCCAAGCTGGAGCGGGGCGGGGCGACCGAACTCGCCGAGGTGGTCCGGGACGCCGTGGCAGGCGACCAGGGGAAGCCGGAGGAGGGCTACGAGCCGCCCGACGAATGGCTCAAGGACGGCGCCGAAGTGGAGCTCGCCACCCGCACGTTGCGCGTCGTCGAGACGCCGGGCCACACCCGTGGGCACGTCGTGTTCGTCGACGAGCGGAACTCGTTGCTGTTGGCCGGCGATCACGTGCTGCCGCACATCACGCCGTCGATCGGGCTGGAGGCGGCGCGCACCCCGCTCCCGCTCGGTGACTACCTGAACTCGCTGCGGCTGGTCCGCGAACTGCCCGACCTGCGGCTGCTGCCCGCGCACGGGCCGGTCACCGACAGCGCGCACGCGCGCGTGGACGAACTGCTGGAGCACCACGAGCAACGGCTCGCCCAGACCGCGGCGGCCGTGCGCGGCGGTGCGGCCACGGCGCACGAGGTCGCCGGTGTGCTCGGGTGGACCCGCCGCGAACGGTCCTTCGCGGAACTGGACATGTTCAACCAGATCCTGGCGGTGGGCGAGACGCTGGCGCACTTGGACGTGCTGGTCGCCCGTGGCCAGGCCGACCGCACCACTGTGGACGGTGTCGACGAATTCCGGTCGATCTGA